In a genomic window of Branchiostoma lanceolatum isolate klBraLanc5 chromosome 12, klBraLanc5.hap2, whole genome shotgun sequence:
- the LOC136446464 gene encoding organic cation transporter protein-like, translated as MRFSLRETSILCDGPSCCDVAMKVTERHLNMADFDEVLKHIGELGPYQIRLCFLVYLPALPCCMHMFSMVFIGATPLHHCATPELDAALSEQNASLAERMNVTIPWELADGVWHHSSCTRYNMSEYSLDLTNATAGPTFNMAANLSTTECDAGWEYDRSQFHTSVSVEFDLVCSRKWLNNLAQSILMVGVLCGAVVFGDLSDRYGRKWTFFLALSLQVLFGVANAFTHSYATFVFLRFLVGACAYPVFMIAFVIGQEIVGPSKRALAGSVIELAFGAAIMVLAGLAYAIREWTFLQLAITLPSAVFILSWWLVPESQRWLVAKGRLEEAMEIIQLMAKRNGKALPSDIRLDRTQRSNRGQHSALDLVRTPNMMRKSIVIFSNWFAVTILYYGLSLSTADLAGDDYVNFFLVGVVEVPGYLSSFVVIDRLGRRVPHMLYMVVGGVACVAAAFIPKHLAPLTTTLVMIGKFGAAGAFNIIYIWTGELYPTVVRNVGVGVSVLWSRCGGIASPFIALLKDVWGPFPLIILGAPACLAGALALVLPETLGLPLPETMEEAEHFGGRRRTNEQYMPGSDAESHFEMLETQ; from the exons ATGAGGTTCTCGTTAAGAGAGACATCAATACTCTGCGACGGACCCTCATGCTGTGACGTAGCCATGAAGGTCACGGAAAGGCATCTCAACATGGCGGACTTTGACGAAGTTCTGAAGCACATCGGAGAGCTGGGGCCGTACCAGATACGGTTGTGTTTCCTTGTGTATCTGCCAGCATTACCGTGCTGTATGCACATGTTCTCTATGGTGTTTATCGGCGCCACTCCGCTACACCACTGCGCCACACCGGAGCTGGATGCCGCCCTGTCGGAACAGAATGCGAGCTTGGCTGAGAGGATGAATGTAACAATTCCCTGGGAGCTGGCAGACGGTGTTTGGCACCACAGCAGTTGTACGAG ATACAACATGAGCGAGTATAGTTTGGATCTAACCAACGCGACAGCTGGACCaacattcaacatggcggccaaccTCTCTACCACGGAGTGCGATGCAGGGTGGGAGTACGACCGTTCTCAGTTTCACACGAGCGTCTCAGTGGAG TTTGATCTAGTGTGCAGCAGGAAATGGCTGAACAATTTGGCACAGTCCATTCTTATGGTAGGGGTGCTCTGTGGAGCAGTTGTATTTGGAGATCTCTCAGACAG GTATGGAAGAAAGTGGACGTTCTTTTTAGCGTTGAGTCTACAAGTTCTATTCGGCGTGGCGAATGCCTTCACCCACAGCTACGCGACCTTCGTCTTTCTAAGGTTCCTAGTGGGAGCCTGCGCCTACCCAGTCTTCATGATCGCTTTTGTTATTG GACAGGAAATTGTCGGGCCGTCGAAGCGGGCGTTAGCCGGAAGTGTGATCGAACTTGCCTTCGGAGCTGCCATCATGGTGCTAGCTGGTCTCGCCTATGCCATCCGGGAATGGACCTTCCTACAACTGGCCATCACACTGCCTAGCGCTGTCTTCATCTTGTCGTGGTG GCTGGTACCCGAGTCTCAACGATGGCTGGTCGCCAAAGGAAGGTTAGAGGAGGCGATGGAAATCATTCAACTGATGGCCAAGAGAAACGGAAAGGCTCTTCCCTCTGATATACGTCTAGATAGGACACAG AGAAGCAACCGAGGCCAGCATAGCGCCTTGGACCTCGTGCGTACTCCCAACATGATGAGGAAATCAATCGTGATATTCTCCAACTG GTTTGCTGTCACCATCCTGTATTACGGACTGTCCCTCAGCACCGCGGACCTGGCCGGAGACGACTACGTCAACTTCTTCCTGGTCGGGGTGGTGGAAGTTCCGGGCTATCTGTCGTCCTTTGTCGTGATTGATCGGCTCGGGCGCCGAGTTCCTCACATGTTGTACATGGTGGTGGGGGGAGTGGCGTGTGTCGCTGCCGCCTTCATTCCTAAAC ATCTAGCGCCGCTGACGACCACTCTTGTCATGATTGGGAAGTTCGGTGCCGCTGGAGCCTTTAACATCATCTACATCTGGACAGGGGAACTGTACCCTACTGTCGTTAG AAACGTCGGTGTTGGCGTGTCTGTCCTGTGGTCTCGTTGTGGGGGCATTGCCTCCCCTTTCATCGCTCTCCTGAAGGACGTGTGGGGACCGTTCCCGCTGATCATTCTCGGGGCGCCTGCCTGTCTAGCCGGGGCGCTGGCGCTCGTCTTACCGGAGACACTTGGGCTCCCTCTGCCTGAGACCATGGAGGAAGCTGAACACTTTGGAGG acgACGGAGGACCAACGAGCAATACATGCCAGGAAGCGACGCCGAGTCACATTTTGAAATGCTGGAAACACAATGA
- the LOC136446462 gene encoding tripartite motif-containing protein 2-like: MAAADTGFRQQVREEFLSCQICFETFRQPKILPCVHTFCERCLLKHAGRHQSFNCPTCRREITLTQNGVAGLEDNHFIASLTETFQATVEREHDTAAPAPADRCLVHSDQLLNLFCSRCEVMVCGECVNEEHDGHVVTGLRGATTLRRKNISALLQNGREQTETLCDLLRRVNYAEGELINSRRKAKSDIHENGRENVGESDAKLSSTEGELDVKFSRRMKGLQTTRGRLLQHLDELATACERAGNVVAGDNYDILCEEEDMLSEVVSKTRRFGVPELCLFYFISNHVEDNDGENIGEVIMPLAGPAYAPPSPGVSRSPWHTPPSPRLNRSPRLSRRQTRPQQNVEVGGPGVEPGRFAGPASVIISDSLGYVVDRGNKRIQFFNLEGDFVSEFSTRTAGDRRSSIPNGIATDSENQLWVTTSSGDVTVYETRGSHIKTVKTNGEPWGIAYDVKNDRMIITDVRQHCVIILRTDGSPLATLGTMGRDDYQFDTPSYVAVNLLGDIIVSDCRNHCVKVFDESGRFMFRFGGKGSEDGRLSYPRGVCADEFGNIIVADYGNDRVELFDSNGKFLKHIASIEWPAAVALGTQGQLLVTNDCKHKMTIFSHYQRVSTSDSLSLCCSIRSLYDGRLPNV, encoded by the exons atggcggcggctgACACTGGCTTCAGGCAACAAGTACGGGAAGAGTTTCTTTCCTGTCAGATTTGCTTCGAGACGTTTCGCCAGCCGAAGATACTTCCCTGTGTGCACACTTTCTGTGAGAGATGTCTTCTGAAGCATGCTGGAAGGCACCAGAGTTTCAACTGTCCGACTTGCAGACGAGAAATCACACTGACGCAAAATGGCGTGgcag GTCTCGAAGACAACCATTTCATAGCGAGCCTTACAGAGACCTTCCAGGCGACAGTGGAACGTGAACACGACACGGCGGCCCCGGCTCCGGCGGATCGGTGTTTGGTGCACTCTGACCAGCTGCTGAATCTGTTCTGTAGCCGCTGTGAGGTGATGGTGTGTGGGGAGTGTGTGAATGAAGAACATGACGGGCATGTTGTCACAG GGCTGCGAGGAGCAACAACACTGAGGCGTAAGAACATCTCTGCACTGCTCCAGAACGGACGAGAGCAGACAGAAACGCTCTGCGACCTTCTCCGCCGAGTCAACTACGCAGAGGGGGAACTCATCAACAGCCGCAGAAAGGCCAAGAGCGACATACACGAAAATGGGCGGGAAAATGTGGGTGAGAGCGATGCCAAATTGTCGTCTACAGAAGGTGAACTCGACGTGAAGTTCAGCCGGAGGATGAAGGGGTTGCAAACAACAAGAGGACGTCTACTCCAGCACCTTGACGAGTTAGCCACAGCATGCGAACGCGCTGGAAATGTTGTTGCTGGAGATAACTATGACATTCTCTGTGAAGAAGAGGACATGCTGTCTGAGGTTGTCTCCAAGACGAGAAGGTTCGGGGTACCagaactttgtttattctatttcatttcaaaccATGTAGAAGACAATGATGGTGAAAACATCGGGGAAGTCATCATGCCGCTGGCCGGTCCGGCGTACGCACCTCCGTCACCAGGTGTCAGTAGGAGCCCATGgcacacgcccccctccccacgtttGAACAGGAGCCCTCGCCTTTCCCGAAGGCAGACTCGTCCCCAGCAGAATGTCGAAGTCGGCGGTCCTGGAGTCGAGCCCGGGCGCTTTGCCGGACCTGCCAGTGTGATCATCTCTGACAGTCTTGGCTACGTGGTGGACAGGGGAAACAAAAGGATACAGTTCTTCAACTTGGAGGGGGATTTTGTATCGGAGTTTTCGACAAGAACAGCAGGAGATCGGAGAAGCAGTATCCCGAATGGAATAGCCACAGATTCGGAGAACCAGCTTTGGGTGACGACCTCGTCCGGAGACGTAACCGTGTACGAGACGAGAGGAAGCCACATCAAGACAGTCAAGACCAATGGGGAGCCCTGGGGCATCGCATATGACGTCAAAAACGACCGGATGATCATCACGGACGTCCGACAACATTGTGTCATTATCCTCCGTACAGACGGATCGCCATTGGCCACGCTCGGCACTATGGGTAGGGACGACTACCAGTTCGACACGCCGTCCTACGTAGCTGTCAATCTTCTTGGTGACATCATAGTCTCGGATTGCCGGAACCACTGCGTCAAGGTGTTCGATGAAAGTGGGCGCTTTATGTTTAG GTTCGGCGGGAAAGGTTCCGAAGATGGCCGCCTGAGCTACCCCCGCGGAGTCTGTGCAGACGAGTTCGGCAACATCATCGTGGCCGACTACGGAAACGACCGAGTCGAGCTCTTCGACAGTAACGGCAAATTTCTGAAGCACATCGCGAGTATTGAGTGGCCGGCAGCGGTTGCTCTAGGGACCCAAGGTCAACTGCTGGTCACTAATGACTGTAAACATAAAATGACCATCTTCAGCCATTATCAGAGGGTCTCGACAAGTGACAGTCTCAGTCTGTGCTGCAGCATTCGCTCGCTGTATGATGGGAGACTTCCGAATGTCTGA